A DNA window from Ipomoea triloba cultivar NCNSP0323 chromosome 10, ASM357664v1 contains the following coding sequences:
- the LOC116032461 gene encoding uncharacterized protein LOC116032461 → MDGEDGTSLNSAKGVGLDEDEEEFRSCCEDVEELKEREEPEELGVEGDEDELEEDEEKESEISEIDLDEHILEELKDRQEPEDLIVEGEHIILEEDEETESEISEIDLDGHCVELESQESEELAVEGEDDDEVEKDEESEGENEEFKEQQESEKVCAEGEDDEVEDKESNIENSEIGLDEHSVKLYFKGVSISGPGDTGSGLSGIGVVMERSINSPPMEVQKKLDFFVEELAADYLALMDGLVEAAHNKIRRVYAVTDSEILYNQVMHETEIENPLLMALRQRILDYANDMEVFVLKFVPSTDLARALELAQVAIGIVSPCLKGDESTESCSICCEDKLALMMMTLKCSHKFCSRCMKTYVEGKVQSTQVPIRCPQLRCKYYISSAECKSFLPVASYESLERVLVEANVLNADKIYCPYPNCSVLLDPHECFSMRASSSSQSDNSCVECRVCQRFICVDCRVPWHSSMTCEEYQNLPHEERDVGDVTLHRLAQNKRWRRCLHCQRMIELTHGCYHITCWCGHEFCYSCGAEYRDGQQTCQCAFWDEDYSPELVTHHPTQQFEHWAWDSFESVPMIMDAYSDQERSQLELIQRFLAGGFSLTDHQAYQSPPRCTDSYADAMKDLHQLPWLERFVSVISDNYYEDIFQ, encoded by the exons atggATGGGGAAGATGGGACTTCCTTGAATTCAGCCAAGGGGGTGGGtttagatgaagatgaagaggaGTTTAGAAGTTGCTGTGAAGATGTGGAGGAGTTGAAGGAGAGGGAGGAACCCGAGGAGCTCGGTGTGGAGGGAGATGAGGATGAATTGGAGgaggatgaggaaaaggaaAGTGAAATTTCTGAGATAGATCTCGATGAGCATATCCTGGAGGAGTTGAAGGATAGGCAGGAGCCAGAGGACTTGATTGTAGAAGGAGAACATATTATACTAGAGGAGGACGAGGAAACGGAAAGTGAAATCTCTGAGATAGACCTCGATGGACACTGTGTGGAGTTGGAGAGTCAGGAGTCAGAGGAACTGGCTGTAGAgggagaagatgatgatgaagtaGAGAAGGACGAGGAATCAGAGGGCGAGAATGAGGAGTTTAAGGAGCAACAGGAATCAGAGAAGGTGTGTGCAGAGGGAGAAGATGATGAAGTGGAGGACAAGGAATCAAATATTGAAAACTCTGAGATAGGTCTTGATGAACATTCTGTGAAGTTGTACTTCAAAGGTGTTTCCATAAGTGGCCCTGGAGATACTGGTTCTGGGCTTTCTGGAATTGGGGTGGTCATGGAGAGGAGTATAAACTCTCCTCCCATGGAAGTGCAGAAAAAGCTTGATTTTTTTGTGGAGGAATTAGCGGCAGATTATTTAGCCTTAATGGATGGGCTGGTAGAGGCTGCTCATAACAAAATTAGGCGGGTATATGCCGTTACTGATTCTGAGATTTTATACAATCAG GTTATGCATGAAACGGAGATTGAGAACCCACTTCTCATGGCACTGAGGCAAAGGATATTAGACTATGCCAATGACATGGAAGTCTTTGTTCTAAAATTTGTTCCGAGCACTGATCTTGCAAGAGCATTAGAGCTTGCCCAAGTTGCAATAGGCATTGTCTCCCCGTGTCTTAAGGGAGATGAATCAACAGAAAGTTGTTCAATATGTTGCGAGGACAAGCTCGCGTTAATGATGATGACATTGAAATGCTCCCACAAATTCTGTTCTCGCTGCATGAAGACTTACGTTGAAGGGAAAGTACAATCTACACAAGTTCCTATTAGATGCCCGCAGCTAAGATGCAAGTATTATATCTCTTCTGCAGAATGTAAATCTTTTTTGCCAGTTGCTTCGTATGAATCCTTGGAGAGAGTCCTGGTAGAAGCAAATGTTCTCAACGCAGACAAAATTTACTGCCCCTATCCTAATTGCTCAGTTCTTCTCGATCCTCATGAATGCTTTTCAATGAGAGCTAGCTCATCAAGCCAGTCAGACAACAGTTGTGTGGAGTGCAGAGTATGTCAGAGGTTTATTTGTGTCGACTGTCGGGTCCCTTGGCATTCTTCAATGACATGTGAGGAGTACCAAAATCTCCCACACGAGGAAAGGGACGTTGGTGATGTCACTTTGCATCGCTTGGCACAAAATAAAAGATGGAGACGTTGTTTACATTGTCAGAGGATGATTGAGCTCACACATGGCTGCTACCACATAACTTGCTG GTGTGGGCATGAGTTCTGCTATTCATGTGGCGCGGAGTATAGGGATGGTCAACAGACTTGTCAATGTGCATTCTGGGACGAGGATTATTCCCCGGAGTTGGTGACTCATCATCCCACGCAACAATTTGAGCACTGGGCATGGGACTCATTCGAGTCGGTCCCCATGATAATGGATGCATATTCAGACCAAGAGAGATCACAGTTGGAACTGATCCAGCGATTTCTGGCCGGAGGCTTTAGCCTGACCGACCACCAAGCGTACCAATCCCCCCCACGATGTACAGATTCTTATGCCGACGCCATGAAGGATCTCCATCAGCTTCCTTGGCTGGAGCGGTTCGTCTCTGTGATCAGCGATAATTACTATGAAGACATTTTCCAGTGA
- the LOC116032930 gene encoding probable cinnamyl alcohol dehydrogenase 6: MAATTPTTHTQVVSGWAAHDSSGKIMPYTFKRRENGPNDVTIKILYCGICHTDLHFAKNDWGITIYPVVPGHEITGIVTVVGSNVTNFKIGDRVGVGCMAATCLECDFCKQSQENYCENIQLTYNGIFWDGSITYGGYSKLLVADYRFVVHVPESLAMDRAAPLLCAGVTMFCPLKDNNLVGNPGKRIGIIGMGGLGHLGVKFGKAFGHHVTVISTSPSKEKEAKERLGADDFILSTDADQMQAKKRSIDFILDTVSAKHSLGPYLELLKVNGTLVLVGAPDKPIDFLCFPLISGKRTVKGSVIGSMEETQEMLNICAKFNILCDIETITPDKINVAFDKLVKNDIKYRFVIDMAGNPTSSP; encoded by the exons ATGGCTGCAACAACACCAACAACCCACACTCAAGTTGTTTCCGGCTGGGCTGCCCACGATTCCTCCGGCAAGATCATGCCATATACCTTCAAAAGAAG GGAAAATGGACCTAATGATGTTACCATCAAGATTTTATACTGCGGGATATGCCATACTGATCTCCACTTTGCCAAAAATGACTGGGGCATCACTATCTACCCTGTTGTTCCTGG GCATGAAATTACAGGGATTGTGACGGTGGTTGGAAGCAACGTGACGAATTTCAAAATTGGGGATCGGGTAGGGGTGGGTTGCATGGCTGCAACATGTTTGGAATGCGATTTCTGCAAGCAATCACAAGAAAATTATTGTGAAAATATTCAATTGACGTACAACGGCATCTTTTGGGATGGTAGCATCACTTATGGTGGCTATTCTAAATTACTAGTAGCAGATTATAG GTTTGTGGTGCACGTGCCGGAAAGTTTGGCAATGGATAGGGCAGCGCCGTTGTTATGTGCCGGCGTGACGATGTTTTGTCCCTTGAAGGACAATAACTTGGTTGGAAATCCGGGGAAGAGGATAGGGATAATTGGAATGGGAGGATTAGGGCATTTGGGAGTCAAATTTGGGAAGGCGTTTGGTCACCATGTCACGGTCATAAGCACATCCCCATCCAAAGAGAAAGAAGCTAAGGAGCGTTTGGGAGCTGATGATTTCATCCTCAGCACTGATGCAGACCAAATGCAG gCCAAGAAAAGGAGTATAGATTTCATATTAGACACAGTTTCAGCAAAGCATTCCCTTGGGCCATATTTAGAGCTACTCAAAGTGAATGGAACTCTGGTACTCGTTGGTGCTCCAGATAAGCCGATAGACTTTCTTTGTTTTCCCCTCATTTCCG GCAAGAGAACCGTGAAAGGTAGTGTGATTGGAAGCATGGAAGAGACACAAGAAATGTTAAACATATGTGCGAAGTTTAACATCTTGTGTGACATCGAGACTATTACACCAGATAAAATTAATGTAGCTTTTGATAAACTCGTGAAGAACGACATTAAGTATCGCTTTGTTATTGACATGGCCGGCAACCCAACATCAAGTCCTTAG
- the LOC116032701 gene encoding probable cinnamyl alcohol dehydrogenase 6 has translation MAGTPLTTHTQVVSGWAAHDPSGKIVPYTFKRRENGPNDVTIKVLYCGICHTDLHFAKNDWGITVYPVVPGHEITGIVTVVGSQVTNFKIGDRVGVGCMAATCLECDFCKQSQENYCDKMQLTYNGIFWDGSITYGGYSKSLVADYRFVVHVPESLPMDRAAPLLCAGVTVFCPLKDNNLVGNPGKRIGIIGMGGLGHLGVKFGKAFGHHVTVISTSPSKEKEAKERLGADDFILSTDADQMQAKKRSIDFILDTVSAKHSLGPYLELLKVNGTLVLVAAPDNPVDLPSFPLIFGKRTVKGSVIGSMEETQEMLNICAKFNILCDIESVTPDKINVAFDRLVKNDIKYRFVIDIAGNPTSSL, from the exons ATGGCTGGAACACCGCTAACAACCCACACTCAAGTTGTCTCCGGCTGGGCAGCCCACGATCCCTCCGGCAAGATCGTGCCATATACCTTCAAAAGAag GGAAAACGGACCCAACGATGTTACAATCAAGGTTTTGTACTGCGGGATATGCCATACTGATCTCCACTTTGCCAAAAATGATTGGGGCATCACTGTCTACCCAGTTGTTCCTGG GCATGAAATTACAGGTATTGTGACGGTTGTTGGGAGCCAGGTGACAAATTTCAAGATTGGTGATCGGGTAGGTGTGGGTTGCATGGCTGCAACATGTTTGGAATGCGATTTCTGCAAGCAGTCACAAGAGAATTATTGTGACAAAATGCAGTTAACATACAATGGCATCTTTTGGGACGGTAGCATCACCTATGGTGGCTACTCCAAATCACTAGTTGCAGATTATAG GTTTGTGGTGCACGTGCCTGAAAGTTTACCAATGGATAGGGCAGCGCCGTTGTTATGTGCCGGCGTGACGGTGTTTTGTCCCTTAAAGGACAATAACTTGGTTGGGAATCCGGGGAAGAGGATAGGGATAATTGGAATGGGAGGATTAGGGCATTTGGGAGTCAAATTTGGGAAGGCGTTTGGTCACCATGTCACGGTCATAAGTACATCCCCATCCAAAGAGAAAGAAGCTAAGGAGCGTTTGGGAGCTGATGATTTCATCCTCAGCACTGATGCAGACCAAATGCAG GCCAAGAAAAGGAGTATAGATTTCATTTTAGACACAGTTTCTGCCAAACACTCCCTTGGGCCGTACTTGGAGCTACTCAAAGTGAATGGAACTCTTGTACTCGTGGCTGCTCCAGATAATCCGGTGGACTTGCCTTCTTTTCCCCTGATTTTTG GCAAAAGAACAGTGAAGGGTAGCGTCATTGGAAGCATGGAAGAAACACAGGAGATGTTAAACATATGTGCGAAGTTTAACATCTTGTGTGACATCGAAAGCGTCACGCCAGATAAAATTAATGTAGCTTTTGATAGGCTTGTGAAGAACGATATTAAATATCGCTTTGTCATTGACATTGCGGGCAACCCAACATCAAGCCTTTAG